One genomic window of Thalassoroseus pseudoceratinae includes the following:
- a CDS encoding zinc ribbon domain-containing protein, whose protein sequence is MAAVRLSRCRQDSSDATTQDGKQIRPIAPGTSLVYPLSGLARCGECQASMRVVATGRKSKEGKSYVYYACPIGTTDGGCPNKKYIPEAWLWEIVVNQITSRLFPTDG, encoded by the coding sequence GTGGCCGCGGTCCGACTGAGTCGCTGTCGCCAAGACTCGAGTGATGCAACCACTCAGGATGGCAAACAGATTCGCCCGATAGCACCAGGCACATCGCTGGTGTACCCGCTCAGTGGCTTGGCCCGTTGCGGAGAATGCCAAGCATCCATGCGGGTGGTGGCCACTGGTCGTAAAAGTAAGGAGGGCAAAAGCTATGTCTACTATGCCTGTCCAATCGGCACCACGGACGGCGGTTGCCCGAACAAGAAGTACATTCCCGAGGCATGGCTGTGGGAAATAGTGGTCAATCAGATCACTTCCCGATTGTTTCCGACTGACGGTTAA